One stretch of Cygnus olor isolate bCygOlo1 chromosome 1, bCygOlo1.pri.v2, whole genome shotgun sequence DNA includes these proteins:
- the LPAR5 gene encoding lysophosphatidic acid receptor 5: protein MLAHNSSQMCKDYKQQHYLLLPGYILIFITGLVLNVVALWILVRCLRLKSVVMIYMFNLAVSDLTFTLPLPLRLYYYSNHEWPFGEILCQVSGSVFQINMYGSCIFLMCINLDRYVAIVHPLRWRHLRRPKVARLLCLIVWVVILMGSIPTAIYHKQNHCVSENQTTYLCFESFSDNMWQKNLFPLVVLAEILGFLLPLSSVTYCSIQIFRELCQARQTKTLRQQKTVRLLVVNLVIFIICFVPYNTTLAVYGLLKAKVINVRPETQTSVRDVLIRTMLLASMNCTLDPLIYYFSTEGFRNTFKKLRQGQTWDSDTGMLKSQVVEQKSTQNHAATKTKQFPSKNVICPNESLPTLPTAVFLNDLIQDSEI from the coding sequence ATGTTAGCTCACAACTCATCTCAGATGTGCAAGGATTACAAACAACAGCATtacctcctgctgcctggctaCATCCTGATATTCATTACAGGTTTGGTACTGAATGTGGTGGCTCTGTGGATACTTGTTCGCTGCCTGCGCCTGAAGTCTGTAGTGATGATCTACATGTTCAACCTGGCTGTGAGTGACCTCACCTTCACGCTCCCTCTGCCACTGCGACTCTACTACTATTCCAACCACGAGTGGCCCTTTGGTGAGATCCTGTGCCAGGTCTCTGGTTCTGTCTTCCAGATCAACATGTATGGTAGCTGCATCTTCCTCATGTGCATCAACCTGGATCGCTATGTCGCCATTGTCCATCCACTTCGCTGGCGGCATCTGCGGCGCCCCAAGGTGGCCAGGCTCCTGTGCCTCATTGTCTGGGTAGTGATTCTCATGGGCTCCATCCCCACAGCTATATACCACAAGCAAAACCACTGTGTGTCAGAGAATCAGACCACATATCTGTGCTTTGAAAGCTTTAGTGACAACATGTGGCAGAAGAACCTCTTCCCCCTAGTTGTCCTGGCTGAAATCCTGGGTTTTCTCCTGCCTCTGAGCTCTGTGACGTACTGCTCAATTCAGATCTTTCGGGAGCTCTGTCAAGCCAGGCAGACAAAGACCCTGCGACAGCAGAAGACAGTCCGTCTCCTCGTGGTCAACCTGGTCATCTTCATCATCTGCTTTGTGCCCTACAACACTACCTTGGCAGTATACGGGTTGCTAAAGGCCAAGGTGATTAATGTACGACCAGAAACACAGACCTCTGTGCGCGACGTGTTAATTAGGACAATGCTGTTGGCCAGTATGAACTGCACGCTGGACCCCCTGATCTACTACTTTAGCACTGAAGGTTTCCGTAACACCTTTAAGAAACTGCGACAGGGACAAACCTGGGACTCAGATACAGGGATGCTTAAGAGTCAGGTTGTGGAGCAAAAGTCAACTCAAAACCATGCtgccacaaaaacaaaacagttcccATCTAAAAATGTTATCTGTCCCAATGAATCTTTGCCAACCCTTCctactgcagtatttttgaaTGACCTTATTCAGGACTCAGAAATATAA